DNA sequence from the Pseudomonadota bacterium genome:
ATCTCTCAATAGGCTGGTAGGGGCCATGTGCGGGTTTAGAACCCGCCCCTACGGGTTCATGTATTGCACCTATATTTGTAGGGGCAGGTTCCAAACCTGCCCCAAACCTGTGCCCATTCATTCTTCTTTCCTGATACCAAGAACCCTGTTTACCGATCCCTGTTTCCTGCTTTAATGTGGAAGATATTTTGATTTGCTTAAAGCAATATTATATTTTTTTAATATGCTTTTTCCATTTTCATCTATTTTATTTCGATCCAATACCATCTTTGAACCATGAATATCTTCAATAACATGGTATTTACCATTATTATTTTCAAAGCCTTTAACAAGATCATCCATTGTTGAAACTTTTACTCCATTAACCGAAGTTATGATAGCATCAACAAAATCGTGATATCCCACATTTATTTCATCGGCAAGAACCTTGACAAGTACTATGATCTCTCTTTGCTGTTCGGTCGGTTCACCGTTAAGATATAAATTTATAAGTTCTTTTGGTGCATTTATATACCAGTCTTTTTCACTTCCATATTCCATAAGGTAGTTTAATGTCAGAGTTTCAAATACAAGTCCTCCAACAATATAATAGGTTGGAGACTGGTCATATCTCTCCGAAGGTACCAGTCTTCCATAATCAATTGGCTTTGTGAGTTTAATTGTTACTTCTTTTACTTTTCCATTTCTAAAAATTTTAAATTCTGCCAGGTCATTAATCTGTTTTTGTTGCATCAGATATCCGAAATAAGTCCTTTCTCCCTGCCTGAATTCTATTGTTCCGTCATTTTCTATATTATTGCCTTCTATTGAAAGCAATATATCATTTGGCTCTAATACGCCTTCTGCCGGTGAATCGGGATAAACTTTAATAATCAAAACTCCTGTTTGCTTATCAGGCATAAGATATTTACGCCTCATATCCGGGTTTTCCATTTTCTGCATCGATAACCCGATTTCTGGAGTTCCGTCTATTTTTTTATCCCTGATATCTTCAAAAAAATGCTTAATCACCGGAGCCGGAATCATATACCCAATGTTATCATAACGTCCGTCAAGAAATCCTTGAAAGGCAACACCAATAATTTTATTGTCTTTATCAATGACAGGTCCTCCGCTATTACCTGAATTTATCGCAGCATCAATCTGGCAGGTAAGTAAATAAGCGCTGCTGTGGAAATATTTGGTATGCTCTATTCTGGAAACCACTCCTTCAGTAATAGACAATTTATCACCGCCTTCAGGAAAACCATAAACTGTAACTTTATCTTTTATTTGCGGCAAATCCCCTATTTCAACCGGGTCTGCTCCCTCAAAAAATGACTCGTCTTTGACTTTTAAAATTGCCAGATCCAATTCATGGGCAATTATTTCAGGTTCTGCCGTGTATCTTTTAGCCTCACCTGAACGCCGTACCTGGATAAAAGTATAATCTCTTATGACATGCGCATTTGTTAATATCCTGTTACCGCTTATTATACATCCTGAACCATTAAATATTTTCTGACCCCACATCTGCCAGGGTTCATGATAGTTATAGGTGTTGCTTACAGTATAAATCTTAACTACAGCCTCTTTGACATTGGATTTAGCTGAAACCGGGCTGCAGAACATGGAAATTATAACAATAATCAATATATTTATTCCAAAACATTTCATACAATACTCCCAATAAAAACCATTAATTTCCGGTTAGGTTTTTGCATACGAATGCAATAGATTATTTTCTTTGAAATTTTTCAAGTCAAACGCATTAGAATCGATATCTCTAAGTTCATTTTGAATTTTGATTCGTAACTCTCTGACTCTTTTTTATTGTAGTGTTGATGGCAATAAATCGCAAGCAACAAATAAGTAATAAGACCAACAAGGATTTATTCAAAACATGAGCAGGAATGGTGGAATAAAAAAAAAGCGGCTTAACTTATATTCCGGAAAATTGTTGCAGGATCATATCAGGCCTGATGCAGATAGCTGCAATATCGTCATGGCACTTAAACCTGGGATATTTTATACACCTTGGGTCCTTTTTTTCAATTTCCCGTATGTGTTCCTTTAAACCTTTAAGGCCGAGGCAAAGAAAGAGTTCAACAAGAATATCAAAGTTTTTTTCCTTTACCGGTGTTTGTGCAGGAATATCCAACCCATCCGTAAAAATTAGAATTTCTTTTACATTCTTTAATGATTCAATACCGGATTTAAAAAAAACTTCGGCTTCTTTTTCGCCATTAAGCACGCCATAGGATCTGTTCATACTGCATCTGGTTTTTTGTATCTGATCTTTTAGCGTTTCATGTATAAGTAACGAGCTGCTTTCGGCAATCTTTTTCCATATAGAAAGGGTTTCAAAATCGTGGTCTTCACGTTTTGTTAGAACCTTGTATGAATTATCCGTGTATATCAGGATAATAAAAGAATCACCGGTCTGAATCCATTCCAGTCGTTTATCCTTTATTCTTACAACAGCAGCGCTGGTGCTCCATAGGCTTTCTCTTGCCAAAACATTTACACCATGAGATTTCATTTCATAATGAATTGCATTGTTCGCCTCTTTGGCCAGATCTAAAAGCGGGTAGTGATTTTTTGAAAAAACAGCGCTGGCGGTCGATGATGCTATCATTCCACCGGTTTTTATACCGCTGAAAATTGCTTTGTCGAGGCTCGTAGCTCCGTCAAAAACACCAAAAATATCTGTTTCCATAACAAGAGTATCTTCATTGATTGTGCCGGAGCCTTTTGACAATATATACTCTATTTTCATTATTTCCTGTTTTTTTCTTATTAAAACTGATGCGACATAGTTA
Encoded proteins:
- a CDS encoding trypsin-like peptidase domain-containing protein, whose translation is MKCFGINILIIVIISMFCSPVSAKSNVKEAVVKIYTVSNTYNYHEPWQMWGQKIFNGSGCIISGNRILTNAHVIRDYTFIQVRRSGEAKRYTAEPEIIAHELDLAILKVKDESFFEGADPVEIGDLPQIKDKVTVYGFPEGGDKLSITEGVVSRIEHTKYFHSSAYLLTCQIDAAINSGNSGGPVIDKDNKIIGVAFQGFLDGRYDNIGYMIPAPVIKHFFEDIRDKKIDGTPEIGLSMQKMENPDMRRKYLMPDKQTGVLIIKVYPDSPAEGVLEPNDILLSIEGNNIENDGTIEFRQGERTYFGYLMQQKQINDLAEFKIFRNGKVKEVTIKLTKPIDYGRLVPSERYDQSPTYYIVGGLVFETLTLNYLMEYGSEKDWYINAPKELINLYLNGEPTEQQREIIVLVKVLADEINVGYHDFVDAIITSVNGVKVSTMDDLVKGFENNNGKYHVIEDIHGSKMVLDRNKIDENGKSILKKYNIALSKSKYLPH
- a CDS encoding protein phosphatase 2C domain-containing protein; its protein translation is MKIEYILSKGSGTINEDTLVMETDIFGVFDGATSLDKAIFSGIKTGGMIASSTASAVFSKNHYPLLDLAKEANNAIHYEMKSHGVNVLARESLWSTSAAVVRIKDKRLEWIQTGDSFIILIYTDNSYKVLTKREDHDFETLSIWKKIAESSSLLIHETLKDQIQKTRCSMNRSYGVLNGEKEAEVFFKSGIESLKNVKEILIFTDGLDIPAQTPVKEKNFDILVELFLCLGLKGLKEHIREIEKKDPRCIKYPRFKCHDDIAAICIRPDMILQQFSGI